A single genomic interval of Aegicerativicinus sediminis harbors:
- a CDS encoding peptidylprolyl isomerase translates to MKFINKPVVRIFVLLAIFIGQFGFSQEIIEEPQEEVKKVETPSPYNKVKIDGVAGVVGEYVILNSDIDKEFIQLRARGASIADITRCQLFGKLLEDKLYAHHAIQDSLEINEVEIRSMIDQQLAQFVEQTGSLDEVLRFYNKDSEQALRAEMFEINKNGKLAMEMQRKIIEDIEVTPEEVRQYFNAIPKEERPVFGTELQVSQIVVIPEVTEEARQKVIDRLKEMKADVIENGASFTTKAVFYSDDTGSKAQGGKYTLNKSRPQMVKEFRDVAFSLQEGEISDPFPTEYGYHIIFLEKIRGQEYDIRHILLRPEISRESQEKAKAEIDKVRESLVKGELTFADAAREFSDEKETKFNGGHLINPETQDYNFELTKMDPELYSQIQNLKEGEISPVYQDEDRVNRLKYKILSVSNRVDEHEADFARDYLKIKNLALQDKQYQEIGKWQEEKINDTYIKINGEYRNCEFSSNWLKNQ, encoded by the coding sequence TTGAAATTTATAAATAAACCAGTGGTTAGGATTTTTGTGTTATTGGCCATTTTCATAGGACAGTTTGGCTTTTCCCAGGAGATAATTGAGGAACCACAGGAGGAGGTTAAAAAAGTTGAAACACCATCACCTTATAATAAGGTTAAAATCGATGGAGTTGCCGGTGTTGTTGGGGAATATGTAATTCTGAATTCAGACATCGATAAGGAATTTATTCAACTAAGAGCTAGAGGAGCATCAATTGCAGACATTACTAGATGCCAATTGTTTGGTAAATTATTGGAAGATAAATTGTACGCTCATCACGCTATTCAAGATAGTCTTGAAATTAACGAGGTGGAGATTCGTTCAATGATCGATCAACAGTTAGCTCAGTTTGTCGAACAAACAGGTAGTCTTGATGAGGTTTTAAGATTTTACAACAAGGATAGTGAGCAGGCTTTGAGGGCAGAAATGTTTGAAATCAACAAGAATGGAAAACTTGCAATGGAAATGCAAAGAAAAATAATTGAAGATATTGAAGTAACTCCAGAAGAGGTAAGGCAATATTTCAATGCAATTCCTAAAGAGGAGAGACCGGTTTTTGGTACTGAATTGCAAGTTTCCCAAATAGTTGTTATACCTGAGGTAACTGAAGAAGCCAGACAAAAGGTAATTGATAGGCTTAAGGAGATGAAGGCTGACGTTATTGAAAATGGTGCGAGTTTCACGACAAAAGCAGTTTTTTATTCGGATGACACAGGTTCAAAGGCCCAAGGGGGAAAATATACTTTAAACAAATCAAGACCTCAAATGGTTAAGGAATTTAGGGATGTTGCTTTTTCACTTCAAGAAGGCGAGATTTCTGATCCATTTCCAACAGAATATGGTTATCACATTATTTTCCTCGAAAAAATTAGAGGTCAAGAATATGATATTCGGCATATTCTTCTTAGACCTGAAATTAGTAGGGAATCACAAGAAAAAGCTAAAGCAGAAATAGATAAGGTGAGAGAATCATTGGTTAAAGGTGAATTAACTTTTGCTGATGCAGCTCGGGAGTTTAGTGATGAAAAGGAAACCAAATTCAATGGTGGCCATCTTATTAACCCGGAAACACAAGATTATAACTTCGAACTTACCAAAATGGATCCTGAATTATATTCGCAAATTCAAAATTTGAAGGAAGGAGAAATTAGTCCTGTTTATCAGGATGAAGATAGGGTTAATAGGCTTAAGTATAAAATCTTGAGCGTTAGTAATAGGGTGGATGAACATGAGGCTGATTTTGCACGTGATTATTTGAAAATTAAGAACCTTGCACTACAGGATAAACAGTATCAGGAAATTGGTAAATGGCAAGAGGAAAAAATTAATGATACTTATATTAAGATTAACGGTGAGTATCGAAATTGCGAATTCAGTAGTAATTGGTTAAAAAATCAATAG
- a CDS encoding MerR family transcriptional regulator, giving the protein MNNIKTSFSIKDLENLSGIKAHTIRIWEKRYNLLQPERTDTNIRLYDLNNLQKLLNVSFLNNNGVKISHIAKLKPEEIALKVKEFASSEDNNSHLVNSFKLSMMNFDPLLFHKTYSEAVEQLGFEKVFNKIIWQLLNEIGILWQTDTINPAHEHFISYLVRQKLLVEIEKFNFQNSSDGEVTFVLFLPMHEIHELGLMYINYILHSKGYQPIYLGPSVPRENLLDLVKYYKSITFISYFTIEPEHEKISDFISDFHSKLLKGKENQLWLLGNRTKEQVAENLPDQVTTFNSLHSISGALDQLSQLSSTAV; this is encoded by the coding sequence ATGAACAATATTAAAACTTCCTTTAGCATCAAAGACCTTGAGAACCTTAGCGGTATAAAGGCACACACTATACGTATTTGGGAAAAACGATATAACTTATTACAACCTGAAAGAACTGATACTAACATACGTTTGTATGACCTTAATAATCTTCAGAAATTATTAAATGTTAGTTTTTTAAATAACAATGGTGTAAAAATTTCGCATATCGCCAAGTTAAAACCTGAAGAAATCGCATTAAAGGTTAAGGAGTTTGCCAGTTCCGAGGATAATAATTCGCATCTGGTGAATTCGTTTAAACTTTCTATGATGAATTTCGATCCTCTTTTGTTTCATAAAACGTACTCTGAAGCAGTTGAGCAATTGGGTTTTGAAAAAGTATTCAATAAAATTATTTGGCAGCTATTAAATGAAATTGGTATTCTTTGGCAAACAGATACAATAAACCCGGCCCATGAACATTTTATTTCCTACTTGGTTAGACAAAAGTTACTAGTTGAAATAGAAAAATTCAATTTTCAAAATTCATCAGACGGGGAAGTTACTTTCGTATTGTTTCTGCCAATGCATGAAATACATGAATTGGGTCTAATGTATATCAATTATATCCTTCATAGTAAAGGATATCAACCAATTTATTTAGGCCCTAGTGTGCCTAGGGAAAATCTTCTAGACCTTGTGAAATATTACAAATCGATAACCTTTATAAGTTATTTTACGATAGAACCAGAACATGAAAAAATTTCTGATTTTATCTCCGATTTCCATTCCAAGTTACTTAAGGGTAAAGAAAACCAACTTTGGTTGCTTGGAAATAGAACGAAAGAACAAGTAGCTGAAAATTTACCTGATCAGGTGACCACTTTTAATTCTTTACACTCAATAAGTGGAGCTTTAGACCAATTGTCCCAACTAAGTTCTACTGCGGTATAG
- a CDS encoding phytoene/squalene synthase family protein, with the protein MKILFDSVSRQCSKIVTRNYSTSFSLATRLLADSIRQDIYNIYGFVRFADEIVDTFHDYNKKELFELFEADMYRALENKISLNPILNSFQETFHKYALDIHLVQAFMKSMRLDLTKADYLTEEEYKEYIYGSADVVGLMCLKVFVKGDQKQYEALSESAMHLGSAFQKVNFLRDLKADFEGLSRTYFPNTNLDALDEASKREIIADIESDFALGLEGIKQLPVEAKFGVFMAYRYYRQLLKKLYRTPAVKIKSTRIRVPNYKKFELLTRSYVKYQLNLM; encoded by the coding sequence ATGAAAATTTTATTCGATTCCGTTTCTAGACAGTGTAGCAAAATTGTAACAAGAAATTACAGCACATCATTTTCTTTAGCCACCAGGTTATTGGCGGATAGTATTAGGCAAGATATTTATAACATATACGGCTTTGTTCGTTTCGCTGACGAGATTGTCGATACATTTCATGATTACAACAAAAAGGAATTATTTGAATTGTTTGAGGCTGATATGTATAGGGCTTTGGAGAATAAAATTTCTCTTAATCCAATTTTAAATTCTTTTCAAGAAACCTTCCATAAATACGCCTTAGATATTCATCTAGTACAGGCATTTATGAAGAGCATGAGGCTAGATTTAACCAAGGCGGATTATCTAACAGAGGAGGAATATAAAGAATACATATACGGGTCTGCAGATGTGGTAGGCCTAATGTGTTTAAAGGTCTTTGTTAAAGGAGATCAAAAACAATATGAGGCTCTCTCAGAGAGCGCCATGCATTTAGGATCAGCTTTCCAAAAAGTTAATTTCCTGAGAGATTTAAAAGCAGACTTTGAAGGTCTTAGCAGAACATATTTCCCCAATACTAATCTAGATGCCTTAGATGAGGCCTCTAAGAGAGAAATCATAGCAGATATAGAATCGGATTTCGCATTAGGATTGGAAGGAATAAAACAACTACCTGTTGAAGCTAAATTTGGAGTTTTTATGGCTTACCGGTATTACCGCCAATTACTGAAAAAATTGTACCGTACCCCGGCGGTAAAAATTAAGTCTACAAGAATTAGGGTGCCGAATTACAAAAAATTCGAATTACTAACTCGCAGCTACGTCAAATACCAGTTAAATTTAATGTAA
- a CDS encoding acyltransferase family protein: MVRSAAIFLVLISHTSLLVLSDEGLEGFFFQFLGTIGVDIFFVLSGILIGDIIYRQILAGKTSFDHFYHFFLRRWFRTLPNYYLILLVNMVIGIFVLNNLNPGTQIWKYFFFLQNFSEDQQDFFPESWSLSIEEFSYIIGPLLLFLLLRMFSTSFSQVFLITSLLMILTGIISRLIFYHNNEFNSILEWSHGMRKIVIYRLDSIYYGFLAIYIKYKFFNRWSRYGLKLLMTGSVLFGLTHVPLMYSYLNAHTFNYNFLINFYLPLLLISILFGFPFLMNLKTRNVVIKKIVSITSRISYSLYLVNYSIVFVLIARLIELELLENTWVAIFLFWICTFVFAFMLFRFFEKPMMDLRDNPKVLRLLGISNKHHD; encoded by the coding sequence GTGGTACGGTCAGCTGCAATTTTTCTAGTTCTAATTTCCCATACCTCATTACTCGTCCTTAGTGATGAGGGTTTAGAAGGATTTTTTTTTCAGTTTTTAGGAACAATTGGTGTTGACATATTTTTTGTTCTTAGTGGAATCCTGATAGGAGACATTATCTATAGGCAAATTCTTGCCGGCAAAACATCCTTCGATCATTTTTATCACTTTTTTTTAAGGAGATGGTTTAGGACCTTACCCAATTATTATTTGATTTTACTTGTTAATATGGTTATTGGGATTTTTGTTCTTAACAATTTAAATCCTGGAACTCAAATTTGGAAATACTTCTTTTTCCTCCAGAACTTTAGTGAGGATCAACAAGATTTTTTCCCAGAGTCTTGGAGCTTGTCCATAGAAGAATTTTCTTATATCATCGGTCCATTATTGCTGTTTTTATTGTTGCGAATGTTTTCCACATCATTTTCACAGGTATTTTTAATAACTAGCCTTTTAATGATATTAACGGGCATTATAAGCAGACTTATTTTCTATCATAACAATGAATTTAATAGCATTTTAGAATGGAGTCATGGTATGCGGAAGATTGTTATCTATAGACTTGATTCAATTTATTATGGGTTTTTAGCTATATATATAAAATATAAATTTTTCAACAGGTGGTCTAGATACGGTCTAAAACTTTTAATGACGGGGTCCGTTCTATTTGGTCTTACCCATGTTCCACTAATGTATTCGTATCTGAACGCACATACATTTAATTATAATTTTTTAATAAATTTTTATCTTCCGTTACTTTTAATTTCGATTCTTTTTGGCTTCCCATTTTTAATGAACCTTAAAACAAGGAATGTTGTAATAAAAAAAATTGTAAGTATTACAAGTAGAATTTCTTATTCTCTATACCTTGTCAATTATTCAATTGTTTTTGTTCTTATTGCCAGATTGATAGAACTAGAATTACTTGAGAATACTTGGGTGGCAATTTTCCTATTTTGGATTTGCACCTTTGTATTTGCATTTATGCTATTTAGGTTTTTCGAAAAACCAATGATGGACCTGCGTGACAACCCTAAAGTTTTACGACTTTTAGGTATTTCTAATAAACATCACGATTGA
- a CDS encoding lycopene cyclase family protein has protein sequence MGGGLAGLQLAHAFCTDGSFSSKSIAIIEPRELNTNDKRWSYWEKGIGKWDHLVSSKWPCGRFVSQYGDLKLKMGGYIYKSVQSIDFYNHLTDFLKDFPNVKFINDKVTEVNTDIYTIDTDSSSFKADYIFDSRPSSQFGRSVASGTSNLIHQHFKGWVIKTEAAVFNTDEFTMMDFTAKFKDTCSFIYILPYSKNEALIEMTFFTPKINFDGEYDELLKMYISKTLKVDFFEIIEVEKGDIPMTDFPFQNYNKEHYLKIGTGGGWVKGSTGYSFKRAEKFVEQIIRNLKQGRPLDSNLYKSRFMWYDKIFLRVLKNYNHLGEKVFFKLYSRNPHTLIFKFLDEETNPGEELKILGSLFSLQFIKSIFKN, from the coding sequence ATTGGTGGAGGATTGGCGGGTTTGCAGTTGGCACATGCATTTTGTACTGATGGAAGTTTCTCGTCGAAGTCAATTGCCATTATTGAACCAAGAGAATTAAATACTAACGATAAACGATGGAGTTACTGGGAAAAAGGAATTGGAAAATGGGACCATTTGGTTTCATCCAAATGGCCTTGTGGTAGATTTGTTTCTCAATATGGTGACTTAAAATTGAAAATGGGAGGGTACATTTATAAAAGTGTACAATCAATAGATTTTTATAATCATCTAACTGATTTTCTCAAAGACTTTCCTAATGTTAAATTCATAAATGACAAAGTAACAGAAGTTAACACCGACATTTATACCATAGATACTGACTCCTCCAGTTTCAAAGCTGATTATATTTTCGACAGTAGACCATCATCACAGTTTGGAAGAAGTGTGGCAAGCGGAACTTCAAATTTAATACATCAACATTTTAAAGGTTGGGTAATAAAAACAGAGGCGGCAGTTTTCAATACTGATGAATTTACAATGATGGATTTCACTGCAAAGTTCAAGGATACCTGCAGTTTTATTTACATTCTACCCTATTCTAAAAATGAGGCTTTAATAGAAATGACTTTTTTTACTCCCAAAATTAATTTTGATGGAGAGTATGACGAATTACTAAAAATGTATATCTCAAAGACACTTAAGGTCGACTTTTTTGAAATTATTGAAGTTGAGAAAGGAGACATTCCAATGACCGATTTTCCATTTCAAAATTACAATAAGGAACACTATCTTAAGATTGGCACAGGAGGTGGTTGGGTAAAAGGGTCAACAGGATATTCTTTCAAACGAGCCGAAAAATTTGTAGAGCAAATTATAAGAAATTTAAAGCAGGGTAGACCTTTAGATTCGAATTTATATAAATCACGTTTTATGTGGTATGATAAAATTTTCCTTAGGGTACTAAAAAATTATAACCATTTGGGTGAAAAGGTATTCTTCAAATTATATTCAAGAAATCCACATACTCTAATTTTTAAATTCTTGGATGAAGAAACCAATCCAGGTGAAGAACTAAAAATATTGGGTAGTTTGTTCTCTCTGCAATTTATCAAATCGATTTTTAAAAATTAA
- a CDS encoding aconitate hydratase, whose protein sequence is MAFDIDMIKEVYKNIPSRVDKAREIVGKPLTLAEKILYSHLWDGEPTQAFKRGKDYVDFAPDRIACQDATAQMALLQFMQAGKPKVAVPTTVHCDHLIQAKQGAAADLKRANETSNEVFEFLASVSNKYGIGFWKPGAGIIHQVVLENYAFPGGMMIGTDSHTVNAGGLGMVAIGVGGADAVDVMAGMAWELKFPKLIGVKLTGKLNGWTSAKDVILKVAGILTVKGGTGAIVEYFGPGAKNLSCTGKGTICNMGAEIGATTSTFGYDESMERYLRATDRSEVADEANKIKEYLTADEEVYANPEQYFDELIEIDLSTLKPHLNGPFTPDLATPVGEIGEKAKANDWPIKVDWGLIGSCTNSSYEDLTRAASIAKQAVDKKIKAKSDFGINPGSEQIRYTAERDGLLQIFEDLDATIFTNACGPCIGQWDRSDLKGDEKNTIVHSFNRNFSKRADGNPNTHAFVASPEMVAAIAISGRLDFDPVNDTLINEDGVEVKLDEPRGIELPPKGFEVEDAGYVEPVEDGSGVVVSVSPDSERLELLTPFEPIGNTIKGAKLLIKAFGKCTTDHISMAGPWLRYRGHLDNISNNMLIGAVNAFNKKTNFVKNQLSGEYDGVPNVQRAYKKNGIYSVVVGDHNYGEGSSREHAAMEPRHLGVAAVIVKSFARIHETNLKKQGMLALTFANENDYDLIQEDDTINFLDLDQFAPDKPINIEFVHADGSKDVIKVNHTYNNAQIAWFNAGSALNLIKEQNKQG, encoded by the coding sequence ATGGCGTTCGACATAGACATGATTAAAGAGGTTTACAAGAATATACCCTCTCGTGTGGATAAAGCAAGAGAAATTGTAGGTAAACCATTAACGTTGGCAGAAAAAATTCTTTATTCTCACCTTTGGGATGGCGAACCTACCCAAGCGTTTAAAAGAGGTAAGGATTATGTCGATTTTGCCCCGGACAGGATTGCTTGTCAGGATGCAACTGCCCAGATGGCCTTATTACAATTTATGCAAGCAGGGAAGCCTAAAGTTGCTGTTCCAACTACGGTGCATTGCGATCACCTTATCCAAGCCAAACAAGGTGCAGCAGCAGATTTAAAACGTGCTAATGAAACGAGCAATGAGGTCTTCGAATTCTTGGCTTCTGTTTCAAACAAATACGGTATTGGATTTTGGAAGCCTGGTGCCGGAATTATTCACCAAGTGGTATTGGAAAATTATGCTTTCCCTGGGGGCATGATGATAGGTACGGATTCACATACCGTAAATGCTGGTGGACTTGGTATGGTTGCAATTGGTGTTGGAGGCGCAGATGCGGTTGATGTTATGGCTGGAATGGCTTGGGAATTAAAGTTTCCTAAGTTGATAGGCGTAAAATTAACAGGTAAGCTTAATGGCTGGACTTCTGCCAAAGATGTAATTCTTAAGGTAGCTGGTATACTGACAGTTAAAGGTGGTACCGGAGCAATAGTTGAATATTTTGGTCCTGGTGCTAAAAACCTTTCTTGTACTGGAAAAGGAACCATTTGTAATATGGGTGCAGAAATAGGTGCAACTACCTCAACATTTGGTTATGACGAATCTATGGAGCGTTATTTGAGGGCTACAGATCGTTCCGAAGTAGCAGATGAAGCAAATAAGATAAAAGAATATTTAACAGCTGACGAGGAAGTTTATGCGAATCCAGAGCAATACTTCGATGAATTAATTGAAATAGATTTAAGCACTCTTAAACCTCATTTAAACGGTCCATTTACTCCAGATTTAGCTACACCTGTTGGAGAAATTGGAGAAAAGGCAAAAGCTAATGACTGGCCAATTAAAGTAGACTGGGGATTAATAGGTTCTTGTACTAATTCTTCTTACGAAGATTTAACAAGAGCCGCATCAATCGCAAAACAAGCTGTTGATAAGAAAATTAAAGCTAAATCAGATTTCGGTATTAATCCTGGTTCTGAACAGATCAGATATACTGCTGAAAGAGATGGTCTACTTCAGATTTTTGAAGATTTGGATGCAACAATTTTCACCAATGCATGTGGACCATGTATAGGACAGTGGGACAGAAGTGACCTTAAAGGGGATGAGAAAAATACAATTGTGCATTCCTTCAACAGGAACTTTTCTAAACGTGCAGATGGTAATCCTAATACTCATGCCTTTGTGGCATCTCCAGAAATGGTTGCAGCCATCGCAATTTCTGGTCGATTAGATTTTGATCCTGTTAACGATACATTAATTAATGAAGATGGTGTTGAAGTAAAATTGGACGAACCTAGAGGTATTGAATTGCCTCCAAAGGGTTTTGAAGTGGAAGATGCTGGTTATGTGGAGCCTGTTGAAGATGGTAGTGGTGTTGTCGTTTCTGTAAGCCCAGACTCTGAAAGGTTGGAATTGTTAACCCCTTTTGAGCCAATTGGTAATACCATTAAAGGTGCCAAATTATTGATTAAGGCCTTTGGAAAATGTACCACTGATCATATTTCTATGGCTGGTCCTTGGTTGCGTTATAGAGGTCACCTAGATAATATTTCAAACAATATGTTGATTGGTGCAGTTAACGCCTTCAATAAGAAAACAAACTTTGTAAAAAATCAATTGTCTGGTGAATATGATGGCGTTCCTAATGTTCAAAGAGCATATAAGAAAAATGGAATATACTCTGTCGTTGTTGGTGATCATAATTATGGAGAGGGTTCGTCAAGAGAGCATGCTGCAATGGAACCAAGACATTTAGGCGTTGCAGCGGTTATCGTAAAATCATTTGCTAGAATACACGAAACTAACCTTAAGAAGCAAGGTATGTTAGCGTTAACATTTGCAAATGAAAACGACTACGATTTAATACAGGAAGATGATACCATCAACTTCTTAGATTTAGATCAATTTGCTCCTGATAAACCCATAAATATTGAATTTGTTCATGCAGACGGAAGCAAAGATGTTATAAAGGTTAATCATACTTACAACAATGCGCAAATTGCATGGTTCAATGCAGGTTCTGCTTTAAATTTAATTAAAGAGCAAAACAAACAAGGCTAA
- a CDS encoding sterol desaturase family protein has translation MNIVYWALVFFGTFFFMEFMAWFTHKYIMHGFLWHLHRDHHNKDHDSWFERNDAFFIFYAIVSIVCFYLWSYEDVWFCLPIGLGILAYGIAYFVVHDIFIHQRFKMFRNANNWYARGIRRAHKIHHKHLGKEDGENFGMLIVPFKYFQK, from the coding sequence ATGAATATAGTTTATTGGGCTCTCGTCTTTTTTGGAACCTTTTTCTTCATGGAATTTATGGCATGGTTTACTCACAAATATATTATGCATGGATTTTTGTGGCATTTACATAGAGACCATCACAACAAAGATCATGATAGTTGGTTTGAACGTAATGATGCTTTCTTCATTTTTTACGCTATCGTAAGTATAGTGTGCTTCTATCTATGGAGCTATGAAGATGTTTGGTTTTGCCTACCCATTGGACTCGGCATTCTGGCTTACGGTATCGCCTACTTTGTGGTCCATGACATTTTTATACATCAGCGTTTTAAAATGTTTCGGAATGCAAATAATTGGTACGCCAGAGGAATAAGACGTGCCCATAAAATCCACCACAAGCATTTAGGTAAAGAGGATGGAGAAAATTTCGGAATGTTAATTGTTCCTTTCAAATATTTCCAAAAATAA
- a CDS encoding AAA family ATPase: MSDVAAIETFVKKYKDLKTEIAKVIVGQNKVVDQILISIFSGGHSLLIGVPGLAKTLMVNTIAQALGLDFKRIQFTPDLMPSDILGSEILDENRHFKFIKGPIFANIILADEINRTPPKTQAALLEAMQERAVTVAGHHYQLSLPYFVLATQNPIEQEGTYPLPEAQLDRFMFAINLDYPTYQEEVDVVKATTTDNKVTVNPLFKAEEILNYQHVIRRIPVADNVIEYAVSMVSNTRPNYRNAANLVKEYVDWGAGPRASQNLILAAKTHAAINGKFSPDIENVQAVAEGILRHRIIKNYKAEAEGITDENIIKSLF, translated from the coding sequence ATGTCTGATGTAGCGGCGATTGAAACATTTGTAAAGAAATATAAAGACTTAAAAACTGAAATAGCTAAAGTAATTGTTGGCCAAAATAAAGTGGTAGATCAAATTTTGATTTCCATTTTTTCTGGTGGACACTCCCTATTAATTGGTGTTCCAGGCCTTGCAAAGACTTTAATGGTCAATACAATAGCTCAAGCATTAGGTCTCGATTTTAAAAGAATACAATTTACTCCAGACTTAATGCCATCTGATATATTGGGTAGTGAGATATTAGATGAGAATAGGCACTTTAAATTTATTAAAGGGCCAATTTTCGCCAATATTATTTTGGCAGATGAGATAAATAGAACACCACCAAAAACCCAAGCTGCCCTTTTGGAGGCAATGCAAGAAAGAGCCGTTACAGTTGCTGGCCATCACTATCAATTAAGCTTACCTTATTTTGTATTAGCAACCCAAAACCCAATTGAGCAAGAAGGTACATATCCTTTACCGGAAGCCCAATTAGACCGATTCATGTTTGCAATCAATCTTGATTATCCGACTTATCAGGAAGAGGTTGATGTAGTTAAAGCTACTACAACTGACAATAAGGTAACTGTTAATCCATTATTTAAAGCTGAAGAAATACTGAATTATCAACATGTTATTCGGAGAATTCCGGTAGCAGATAATGTAATCGAATATGCGGTGTCAATGGTGTCTAACACACGTCCGAATTACAGAAATGCTGCAAATTTGGTTAAGGAATATGTGGATTGGGGTGCTGGTCCAAGAGCTTCGCAAAATTTGATTCTGGCGGCAAAAACCCACGCTGCAATTAATGGAAAATTCTCCCCTGACATAGAAAATGTTCAAGCCGTAGCCGAAGGAATATTAAGGCACAGGATAATAAAGAACTATAAAGCTGAGGCTGAGGGTATAACTGACGAAAACATTATTAAAAGCCTGTTTTAA
- a CDS encoding phytoene desaturase family protein — translation MGKSVAIIGSGFSSLAASCYLAQAGYDVTIYEKNDSIGGRARQLKRDGFCFDMGPTWYWMPDVFERFFDDFSLYPSDFYEVEKLNPAYSVYFGEHDFITIEDTLDKICNMFEKEEPGSSKHLKKFISDAQHNYEVAIKDLVYRPGISPFELLTPETLKKVDQFFSTIKKDVRKKFKNDRLAKILEFPVLFLGAKADTTPSFYSFMNYADFGIGTFHPKNGMYQVILGIAKLAQQLGVTIETNAVVDGILEENGIATGLSINGEEIFSDVVLSGADYHHSETLLPPSLRQYSESYWKKKIFAPSALMFYVGFNKKLINVTHHTLFFDVDFETHAADIYDDPKWPDDPLFYASFPSITDKTVAPEGKENGIFLIPLAPGLEDTWELRKTYFEKIISRFERLTGQEISEDILFKESFCINDFKSAYNSYKGNAYGLANTLLQTAFLRPKLKSKKVSNLFFTGQLTVPGPGVPPSLISGKLAADLIRKYCPN, via the coding sequence ATGGGCAAGTCCGTCGCAATCATAGGATCTGGCTTTAGTTCTCTTGCAGCATCATGCTATCTTGCCCAAGCTGGATATGATGTAACTATTTATGAAAAAAATGACTCCATTGGTGGAAGAGCACGACAGTTAAAAAGGGATGGATTTTGTTTCGATATGGGCCCAACTTGGTACTGGATGCCGGATGTATTCGAAAGGTTTTTTGATGATTTCAGCCTGTACCCAAGTGATTTTTATGAAGTCGAAAAATTAAATCCTGCATATTCGGTTTATTTTGGTGAACATGATTTTATTACAATAGAAGACACCCTCGATAAAATCTGCAATATGTTTGAGAAGGAAGAGCCTGGTTCTTCCAAGCACTTAAAAAAGTTTATTTCAGACGCCCAGCACAATTATGAAGTTGCTATTAAAGATTTAGTTTACAGACCAGGAATTTCACCATTTGAATTGCTTACTCCAGAAACTTTAAAGAAAGTAGATCAATTTTTCAGTACCATAAAGAAAGACGTTCGGAAAAAATTCAAAAACGATAGATTAGCCAAAATATTGGAATTTCCCGTTTTGTTTTTAGGGGCCAAAGCCGACACCACTCCATCTTTTTACAGTTTCATGAACTATGCAGATTTCGGGATTGGTACTTTTCATCCAAAAAATGGCATGTATCAAGTAATTTTGGGTATTGCAAAATTAGCTCAACAACTTGGAGTTACTATTGAAACAAATGCTGTGGTTGATGGCATTCTAGAAGAAAATGGCATCGCAACTGGACTTTCCATAAATGGCGAAGAAATATTTTCCGATGTTGTTCTAAGTGGCGCAGATTATCACCATTCCGAAACCTTGCTACCGCCTTCACTAAGACAATACAGCGAAAGTTATTGGAAGAAAAAGATTTTTGCCCCATCCGCACTAATGTTCTACGTGGGCTTCAATAAAAAACTGATTAATGTAACGCACCATACATTATTTTTCGATGTAGATTTTGAAACCCATGCCGCAGATATTTATGATGATCCTAAATGGCCTGATGATCCGCTTTTTTATGCAAGTTTTCCTTCAATAACAGACAAAACTGTGGCTCCCGAAGGAAAGGAAAATGGTATTTTTCTAATTCCATTGGCTCCAGGACTAGAGGATACTTGGGAATTAAGAAAAACCTATTTCGAAAAAATAATCAGTCGATTTGAACGACTTACGGGCCAAGAAATTAGTGAGGATATTTTATTTAAAGAATCATTCTGTATAAACGATTTTAAAAGTGCCTACAATTCATATAAAGGAAATGCATATGGGCTTGCAAATACACTCTTGCAAACGGCATTTCTTAGACCTAAATTAAAAAGCAAAAAAGTATCGAACCTATTTTTCACTGGACAGCTAACTGTACCGGGACCTGGAGTTCCACCTTCGTTAATCTCAGGAAAATTAGCTGCTGATCTAATCCGTAAATATTGTCCTAATTAA